Within the Pelagovum pacificum genome, the region CCCTCCATGCCGGGCCAGTCCTCGGTTCCCTTCTTCACCGGCACGCCCCAGTCGAGGTCGCGGGTGATGCCCCGGTCCTTCAGCCCGTCGCCGTCGAATAGCCACTTCTTCGCGATCGAGGTGGTCAGGATCGGCCAGTCCGTCTTGCTCTCGATCCACTCGGCAAGCTGGTCCCGCATCCCGGACTGGCGCAGGAACAGGTGCTTGGTTTCGCGCATCTCGAGGTTGGTCGCGCCCGAGATGGTGGAGTGCGGTTCGATCAGGTCGACGGGGTCGAGCTGCTTGGTGCAGTTGTCGCACTGGTCGCCGCGCGCGCTGTCGAAGCCGCAGTTCGGGCAGGTGCCCTCGATGTAGCGGTCCGGCAGGAAGCGGCCGTCCTCGGGTGAATACATCTGCGTTTCGGAGACTTCGGAGATCAGGCCGTTGTCGGCCAGCACGCCGGCGAAGTGCTGCGTCAGCGCATGGTTCTGCGGCGAGGAGGAGCGGCCGTAATGATCGAACGACAGGCCGTAATCGCGGGCGAGACCGGCCTGCACGGCGTGAAGTTCGGCGCAGTAGTCGGCAACCGGCTTGCCGGCCTTCTGGGCCGCGATCTCGGCAGGGGTGCCGTGCTCGTCGGTGGCGCAGAGGAACAGCACCTGATGTCCCCGGCCGCGCAAATAGCGGGCGTAGAGGTCGGCGGGAAGCTGGCTCCCCACGAGGTTGCCGAGGTGCTTGATCCCGTTGATGTAGGGCAGGGCGGATGTGATCAGGTGGCGGGCCATCTTGCGTCCTTCGGTCGCGTCGCGCCCGCTTTAACGGCTGTGCGCGCCGAGGGCCAGTGGGGCCGGCGGGCTCTTCGCAGACGGGTGGCCTCAGCGGTCCCGGTCGCGCCGCAGCAGACGGCCGATTGTGAAGGAGGTCCGCGGCACCCAGACGTAGGGCGTGCGATGTTCCGGTGCCGCGCGGCGTCGCATCCGGAAGAACCCGAACACCGCGAGCACGATGTGACCCGCCCCGATGAAGGCGAACAGCGCGGACGGGCCGTAGGCGTCGATCAGCGCCGAGGTGAGGTAGGGCGCCGCGATGGCGCCGACCGCGAACCAGAACATCAGCGCGGCCGACAGCTCTACCCGCTCGTCGTCTTCCGCGAAGTCATGGGCATGCGAAGCGGCGACCGAGTAGATCGGGAAGCTCACCGCGCCGAACAGCGCCGAGGAGGCGAAGATCGCGAAGGTCCCGCTGCCCGAGATCGCGACGGTCAGCGCGCAACCCGCCGTCGAGGCGACCGACAGCCAGATCAGCACCCACCGGCGGTCGTAGCGGTCGGCAAGCATCCCCGCCGGGTACTGCGCGAGCGCCCCGCCACCGATCCACGCGGCGAGGAACAGGCCGATCTGGTCGGCCGAGAGCCCGACTTCCTGCCCGTAGATCGGACCGGTCATCCGGAAACTGGCGGAGGTCAGCGCGGCGACAATCACGCCTGCCACCGCGAGCGGTGAGCGGATCAGGGCGAGCTGCGGCCTCAGCTTCGGCGCGCCGCTGGTCGTCGGGGCAGGGGCCTTGGTGAGGGTCAGCGGCAGCATCGCGGCGACGCAGAACAGCGTGAGGATGTTGTAGGCGACGTAGACCTGCACGTCGGCCAGCGCGCCGATCATCAACTGGGCGAGCAGCGCGCCGCTCATGTCGACGATCCGGTAGGCGCCCATAGTGCGGCCGCGCGTCTGGTTGCCGACACGGGCCTGCAGCCACGCCTCGATCACGGTGAAACTGCCGGCGACGCAGATGCCCTGGCCGATCCGCATTACGGCCCAGGCCCAGGGATCGAAGACCAGCGTGTGCCCGATCAACCCGATTGCCCCCATCGCCGCGAAGCTCGCGAATGTGCGCGAGGCACCGACGCTGCCCATCAGGCGCGGCGCCCACCAGCACCCCGCGAAAAAGCCGAGGAAGTGCGCGGAGCCGAGCAGGCCGACCTCTTCCCGGCTGAAGCCGCCCGCGAGCCCGGTCAGCGCGTCGAGCGGCCCGACGCCGCCGGAGGCGAGCTGCAACATCATGACCGACAGGAAGAGGGAGCCGAAGGCGAAAAGGGTGCGCATGGCTCCCATTTGCGCCGAATCAATGGCGGGCGCCATGCCAAACACGACGCCCGCTCACGTGCTTCCGCCGAGGGTCTTACTGGGCGGTATAGCCACCGTCGACGAGGTGGTAGGAGCCGGTTACGAAGCTCGCCTCGTCCGACAGGAGCCACGCGGTCAGGTTGGCCACTTCCTCGGGCTCGCCCATCCGGCCGAGCGCGTGAAGCCCGGCGAGGTAGGTCTGCGTGTCGGCATCGAGGTGCTTCTCGATCAGCGGCGTGCGGATGAAGCCCGGGCCGACTGCGTTGATGCGGATCTTGTCGGCAGCATGTTCGAGCGCGGCGGATTTCGTCAGCCCGACGACACCGTGCTTGGCGGCGACGTAGGCGGCCGAGTTCGCGATGCCGACCGAGCCGAGGATCGAGGCGATGTTCACGATGCTCGCGCCCTCGCCCATCTTGGGGATCGCGTAGCGCATGCCGTAGAAGACGCCGGTGAGGTTGACGCCGATGACCTGCCGCCAGCTGTCGGTGGGGTATTCACCGGTCTTCGCGGACTCCCCGCCGATCCCGGCGTTGTTGACCAGCATGTGCAGCCCGCCCGTCTTCTCGACGGCGGTGTCGATCATCGCCTTCACGCTCTCCTCGTCGGCCACGTCGACCGCGGTTGCGAAGCTCTCGCCGCCGGCCTTGGAGGCCGCAGCCTCGGCATCCTCGAGCTTGAGGTCGGCAAACAGAACCTTGGCGCCGCGCGCCGCGAGCAGGTTGGCGATGGCGAGCCCGATCCCGGACGCCGCCCCTGTGACGATCGCTGTCTTGCCGTTGAAATCGCTGGACATGTTTCTCTCCATATTCCGGATGTGGCGGAACTCTCTGACGTCGCTCCGCGCCTGTCCTTGATATGGAACATGCGTCCGGAAATTTCCCGGTGCGGACATGCACGACGCTTGTCCGCTGGCGGGGATTGAAGGCCGGACTTTCGCGCCGGGCCTTCAAGAGAGGGGCTTGTAGACCGGGGACGTATCCGTATCGTCGCCGCGACCAAGCGACAGGACAGAACACGTGAAGAAAATTCCCCTCGGCTCGAGCGGCATCGAGGTCACCGACTGGTGCCTCGGGACCATGACCTACGGCAACCAGACCGGCGAAGCGGACGCCCATGCGCAGATCGACATGGCGCTCGACGCCGGCATCGATTTCATGGATTGCGCCGAAATCTACCCGGTGAACCCTGTGCGCAGCGAAACGGTCGGCGTGTCCGAGCAGGTGCTCGGCAACTGGTTCGCCAAGTCCGGCAAGCGCGACCAGTGGAAGCTGGCCACCAAGATCTCCGGCATGAAGGGCGAGATGATCCTGCGCGAGGGCAAGGGCTACGACGGTGCCGTCCTGCGCCAGTGCGTCGATGACAGCCTGCGCCGCTTGCAGACGGATTACATCGATCTCTACCAGCTCCACGTGCCGATGCGCGGCACCTACGCCTTCCGCCGGAACTGGGGGTTCGATCCCTCCGCCCAGAACAAGGCGGAGACCGAAGCCTTCATGCTCGATATTCTCGAAGCGATGGACGACGTCATCAAGGCTGGCAAGGTTCGCGCCTTCGGGCTGTCCAACGAAAGCTGCTGGGGCACCTCGCAGTGGCTGAAGCTGTCGGACATGCACGGCCTGCCGCGCGTGGCCTCGGTGCAGAACGAATATTCGCTGCTCTGCCGCCTGTGGGACACCGACATGGCCGAGATGTCGGTGAACGAGGATGTGCTGCTGCTATCCTACTCGCCGCTCGGTGCGGGCCTGCTGACGGGCAAGTACCAGAACGGCGGCCTGCCGGAAGGCAGCCGCATGGCAATCAACGGCGATCTCGGCGGGCGCAAGTCCGATCGGGTGTTCGACGCGGTCGATGCCTACCTGGCCATCGCCGAGAAGCACGGCCTCGATCCGCTGCACATGGCGCTTGCCTGGCAGAAGACGCGGCCCTTCCCGATCTGCGCGATCTTCGGCGCCACCAGTACCGAACAGCTCGAGCGCACGCTCGCAGGCTACGACGTCACCCTCTCCGACGAGGTGATCGCGGAGATCGAAGCCGCCCACAAGGCGCACCCGATGCCGTTCTAGATCACTGCACCATGGTCGCGCGCAGCCCGGCGATATGGCCGGGCAGCGCGCGGTCGGTGACGTCGGCCTCCCGCACCAGCTTGTCGAAATGCCGGGTCAGCGCGCGCACGCGTTCCGTGTCGCGAAAGACCAGGTAGTTCGAGCCGAGGTAGATCACCGACAGCAGCGGCCCGAACACCGTGATCGGCGCGGAATAGAGCCGGTGCGCATCGAACAGGTAAATCCGCAGGGACGGGTAGAGTTGGTCGAGCAGCCGGACCATGTGTGACAGCTGCGTCTCGCGGATCGTGCGAGGGATGCCGGCATAATAGCCCTCCGCTCGCGCGAAGGCGCGCAGCTCGTGCAGGGGCAGGCAGATCTCGTAGTCCGACTGCGCCTGCCGCATCCAGTTGAGCCGGTCCATCGAGGCGCCGATCGCCTGCTCCGCCGTGCGACCGAGCCCGGCGGAATATTCCCAGTGCAGCATCTCGTTGGTCTTGAGCATGTCCGGCAGGCCCGCCGGGACGTGCCGGATCTTGTAGCCCTCCGCCTCCCGGTGCCAGTCGAAGATCCGCTCGTCGACGAGGGCGCGGGGCGCTTCCGTCATGGTCATCGCGAGCGCGACGAGGTCGGCGGCCTGCTCCGGCCGCTGGCTGAGGCCGAGCAGCCAGTCTGCCGACACGCCGAGCACGCTGGCGCATTGCGCCGCGACAT harbors:
- a CDS encoding helix-turn-helix domain-containing protein — its product is MVTKMDKRARSQLFRTRLLAAMAERRVSQSALARSAGVDRSTISQLLKDEARLPNAHVAAQCASVLGVSADWLLGLSQRPEQAADLVALAMTMTEAPRALVDERIFDWHREAEGYKIRHVPAGLPDMLKTNEMLHWEYSAGLGRTAEQAIGASMDRLNWMRQAQSDYEICLPLHELRAFARAEGYYAGIPRTIRETQLSHMVRLLDQLYPSLRIYLFDAHRLYSAPITVFGPLLSVIYLGSNYLVFRDTERVRALTRHFDKLVREADVTDRALPGHIAGLRATMVQ
- a CDS encoding MFS transporter, with the translated sequence MRTLFAFGSLFLSVMMLQLASGGVGPLDALTGLAGGFSREEVGLLGSAHFLGFFAGCWWAPRLMGSVGASRTFASFAAMGAIGLIGHTLVFDPWAWAVMRIGQGICVAGSFTVIEAWLQARVGNQTRGRTMGAYRIVDMSGALLAQLMIGALADVQVYVAYNILTLFCVAAMLPLTLTKAPAPTTSGAPKLRPQLALIRSPLAVAGVIVAALTSASFRMTGPIYGQEVGLSADQIGLFLAAWIGGGALAQYPAGMLADRYDRRWVLIWLSVASTAGCALTVAISGSGTFAIFASSALFGAVSFPIYSVAASHAHDFAEDDERVELSAALMFWFAVGAIAAPYLTSALIDAYGPSALFAFIGAGHIVLAVFGFFRMRRRAAPEHRTPYVWVPRTSFTIGRLLRRDRDR
- a CDS encoding SDR family NAD(P)-dependent oxidoreductase, with translation MSSDFNGKTAIVTGAASGIGLAIANLLAARGAKVLFADLKLEDAEAAASKAGGESFATAVDVADEESVKAMIDTAVEKTGGLHMLVNNAGIGGESAKTGEYPTDSWRQVIGVNLTGVFYGMRYAIPKMGEGASIVNIASILGSVGIANSAAYVAAKHGVVGLTKSAALEHAADKIRINAVGPGFIRTPLIEKHLDADTQTYLAGLHALGRMGEPEEVANLTAWLLSDEASFVTGSYHLVDGGYTAQ
- a CDS encoding aldo/keto reductase produces the protein MKKIPLGSSGIEVTDWCLGTMTYGNQTGEADAHAQIDMALDAGIDFMDCAEIYPVNPVRSETVGVSEQVLGNWFAKSGKRDQWKLATKISGMKGEMILREGKGYDGAVLRQCVDDSLRRLQTDYIDLYQLHVPMRGTYAFRRNWGFDPSAQNKAETEAFMLDILEAMDDVIKAGKVRAFGLSNESCWGTSQWLKLSDMHGLPRVASVQNEYSLLCRLWDTDMAEMSVNEDVLLLSYSPLGAGLLTGKYQNGGLPEGSRMAINGDLGGRKSDRVFDAVDAYLAIAEKHGLDPLHMALAWQKTRPFPICAIFGATSTEQLERTLAGYDVTLSDEVIAEIEAAHKAHPMPF